From the genome of Saccharomyces paradoxus strain CBS432 chromosome XII sequence:
CggtagaaaaaaaaatcatcaacaATACACGTCGGCTACCttaagaaagaaatgacGATTGCTGTCCTATAAGAGCACTTGACGGACCAAAGACGCGAATAATATAGTGAAGATGGCCTTATTGGAGAAGTTGCATCGAAAGATTGTTGATATGGGGCTTGTCCCGCGTATAATCGCCTTATTGCCAGTTATTTCCATGCTATGCGCCCTCTTTGGGTTCATTTCTATCGCTATTCTGCCTATGGATGGACAGTACAGAAGAACGTACATTTCTGAGAATGCATTAATGCCTTCACAAGCGTACAGTTACTTTAGAGAATCCGAATGGAACATTTTGAGGGGCTATCGCTCTCAAATTAAAGAAATGGTAAACATGACTTCTATGGAGAGAAACAATTTGATGGGTTCCTGGTTGCAAGAATTCGGTACCAAGACTGCTATCTATGAAAATGAACAATATGGAGAAACTTTGTACGGTGTAATGCACGCTCCCAGGGGTGATGGGACAGAAGCGATGGTGCTTGCTGTTCCATGGTTCAATTCAGATGATGAATTCAATGTTGGTGGCGCAGCTTTGGGGGTGTCCTTAGCCAGATTTTTCTCACGTTGGCCAGTATGGTCTAAGAATATAATCGTTGTGTTTAGCGAAAACCCCCGTGCAGCTTTAAGATCATGGGTTGAGGCATACCATACTTCTCTAGATTTAACTGGTGGTTCCATTGAAGCTGCCGTGGTGGTGGATTATTCAAGTACAGAAGACTTCTTTGAGTATGTGGAAATTTCCTACGATGGTTTAAATGGTGAGCTGCCCAATTTAGATCTTGTCAACATTGCTATATCCATTACAGAACATGAAGGTATGAAAGTTTCTTTGCACGGTCTACCCCATGATCAGTTgactaataataatttctgGTCGAGATTGAAGATACTATGCCTAGGAATAAGGGATTGGGCGTTATCGGGTGTTAAGAATCCTCATGGTAACGAGGCATTCAGCGGTTGGAGAATTCAATCTGTAACCTTGAAAGCACACGGAAACAGCGGTCATGATATTACTACATTTGGACGTATACCGGAGGCAATGTTTCGTTCCATTAATAATCTTTTGGAGAAATTCCACCAAtcgtttttcttttatctgTTATTAGCACCACGCCAGTTCGTATCCATTAGTAGTTATTTACCAAGTGCTGTGGCTTTATCAGTAGCATTCGCTGTAAGTTCATTAAATGCATTTATAAACAATTCCTATGCAAGTATATCCTTATTTTCCGAGTATAATTTGGTGGCGTTGTTGGTTTGGTTCGTATCGTTGGTTATATCATTTATTGTTTCACAAGCGTTTCTTTTAATACCTTCATCAGGATTATTGATGATAATTAGCATGGCATCTTGCTTCCTACCTTTAATATTCTCCAAAAAAGTTCACATATCAGAACCACTATCATAtagattgaaaaatgttgcatttttatatttcaGTTTGGTTTCAACATCTCTGCTGATGATAAACTTTGCCATGGCTTTACTGATCGGCACATTGGCATTTCCTATGACATTTGTGAAGACTACTGTTGAAAGTTCTAGCGAACACGAAGTGGCAGCTCAGCTCTCTATCCCAATAAAAACTGAGCCTAAGGATGAGATAGAGCTCATCGATAGTCATGAAGATACAATGCCGGCAAAGCCTCAACAACAAAGACAAAAACTAAAGAACTTACTACTATTGCTGTTAACAAACCCATTTATTTCAATAACCCTATTCggacttttttttgatgatgaattcaACGGATTTGATGTAATAAACAAATTAGTTTCAGCATGGTTAGACTTGAAATGTTGGAGTTGGTTTGTCCTTTGTATAGGTTGGCTGCCATGTTGGCTATTGATATTAGCGTCATCTTTTGATTCTAAACCTGTTGTAGTAAagtcaaaagaaaagcaaagtTAGGTACCATTGGTCAAAAGTAAATGATGAACGAGTATTCAAACAACACAGGTTGACTTTATACACAGAAAGATTAAAAATAGAAGCGAAAATGAGAGAATGAAATGATATATTAACACAAGTATGTATTAGATAAAAACATTAGTATTGATGGAAACATGGCATAGAGAAGCGGAGAtgcaataataacaaataaCTGTATATGTAAGgcatgaaaaaaaggaatgaTCACATTACTCTTATACTAAATTAGCTATTTAAATGTTTGTTGTAGGCTATTCTACCCTCTTTTATTCAATCACGGTACTggtcaaaaaattctttatGGAAACTTTCCCATTTCTTAATCCATTCGAGACCAGGTGCCAAAAATGTTGTCCTTAAATGGTAAGTACCAGGTTCTTGGCCAAACCCAGAACCGGGAACAGTACAAATGCCAGTAGATTCTAACAACTTCTTACAATAAAATTCGTCTGGGGTTAGCTCTAAGTGGCGAGCTTCTTGAACTGCCTTAAAAGGTAAGTC
Proteins encoded in this window:
- the GAA1 gene encoding GPI-anchor transamidase subunit GAA1 (Subunit of the GPI:protein transamidase complex~similar to YLR088W) yields the protein MALLEKLHRKIVDMGLVPRIIALLPVISMLCALFGFISIAILPMDGQYRRTYISENALMPSQAYSYFRESEWNILRGYRSQIKEMVNMTSMERNNLMGSWLQEFGTKTAIYENEQYGETLYGVMHAPRGDGTEAMVLAVPWFNSDDEFNVGGAALGVSLARFFSRWPVWSKNIIVVFSENPRAALRSWVEAYHTSLDLTGGSIEAAVVVDYSSTEDFFEYVEISYDGLNGELPNLDLVNIAISITEHEGMKVSLHGLPHDQLTNNNFWSRLKILCLGIRDWALSGVKNPHGNEAFSGWRIQSVTLKAHGNSGHDITTFGRIPEAMFRSINNLLEKFHQSFFFYLLLAPRQFVSISSYLPSAVALSVAFAVSSLNAFINNSYASISLFSEYNLVALLVWFVSLVISFIVSQAFLLIPSSGLLMIISMASCFLPLIFSKKVHISEPLSYRLKNVAFLYFSLVSTSLLMINFAMALLIGTLAFPMTFVKTTVESSSEHEVAAQLSIPIKTEPKDEIELIDSHEDTMPAKPQQQRQKLKNLLLLLLTNPFISITLFGLFFDDEFNGFDVINKLVSAWLDLKCWSWFVLCIGWLPCWLLILASSFDSKPVVVKSKEKQS